GGGTCCCTGGGGAGCCTGCCTTGTCTTAGCCACGGTAGTTATTATTCAAGCTCTTTTCTTTGCCGACGGCGGCATTACGGTACTGGGAGCAAATATATTAAATATGGCGGTGATAGCACCTTTGGTGTCTCATTTGATTTATAAATTCCTCGGTGCCGGACGGCCGCTGGCTATTTTCCTCGGCAGCTGGTGTTCTATCTTCTTATCTGCTATAGCTGTTGCGCTGCAACTGGCCCTCTCGGGTACAATTCCCCTTTCGGTGGTGCTGCCGGCTATGGCAGGGTGGCACGCGTTAATCGGTATAGGTGAAGGTTTAATAACCTGTGCGGTATACGCTTTTATTACCCGCAACGGTTTGCTGGAACCTGCGGTTAGATACTACGGAGCGGAGGCGAAAAGATGATGGCGGCCAAAATGAAAGGCAACATCTCAGTCATTTTACTTATTGCTCTGGCGATAGGGGCTTTTTTGTCACCTTTAGCTTCTCCCGACCCCGACGGGTTGGAACGCGTGGCAGAAGATCAAGGGTTTATACATCTGGCGGAAGGTAAAGAAGTGATTGCCGGCTTAATGCCGGACTACATATTTCCGGGAATCGGGAACGAAGCACTGGCCACCGCCCTGGCGGGGGTAACCGGTACCATCTTTACCTTTGGGGTTATGTTTTTGTTGAGCAGGTCTTTTGTTAAAACGAGACAAGAATAGGTAGGTGCCTCCTGTGTACGAGATGAATCTACATCGAGCAGAAAGCCGGTTTTCGCTCCGGCAGGATAATGGCCTTTCCCCCCTACATAAAATGGAACCCAGAGCCAAATTAATAGCTATAATTGGATTTATATGTCTGGTGACCGGTCTTTCTTCCTTTTCGCTCCTTATTATAGGTGCCGCTTTTCTGGGAATATTAATAACCCTGTCCGGCTTATCGTGGAGGTGGTTGGCCGGACGTTTGGCATGGGTGGTACCCACGGCCGCCTGCTTAATCCTGCTGCTGCCGGTTGTAACCCCCGGCGAGCTGTGGATGCAGGTGACTTTAGGGCCCTGGGCGGTTATATTGACAAGGCAGGGAGTGCAGCGGGCCTTTCTGCTAATCTTGCGGCTGATTATCGCTCTTCTAGCCGTTATTTTGCTTGTAGGTACCACTCCTTTTAGCGAAATAATGCTGGCTTTAAAGAGTTTGCGAGTACCACCGGTGCTTGTACAACTGATAGAATTGGCCGTTAGATATTTATTCGTCATCGGCGATGAATTGAATCGCATGTATATTGCCCGCAGGGCCCGTTGTTTTAAAGCCGGCCGTAGCCTGGCGGCAACATACACTTTTTATACTTTAGGCCAGCTTATAGGAACCCTTTTCCTGCGTTCCTGGCAGCGGAGCGAACGTATATACCTTGCCATGCTGGCCCGGGGCTTTACGGGGAGCTATCGTGTGCCCGGCCATTCCACCCGGCCGGCTGGGCGCGATCTCGCGTGGAGCTTGGGCATCCTCGGTACCGCTTTGGGCTTACGGCTGTTAGAACTGGGGGGATTGACGTGGATCATATCATACAGGTAGAAGACCTGCACTACAGGTATAAAGACGGTACAGAAGCCCTGCGGGGCCTTTCATTATTTATCGAGCGCGGAAGGAAGGTAGCGTTGCTCGGGCCTAACGGAGCGGGTAAGTCCACTCTACTGCTGCATTTTAACGGTATCTACCTCCCGCAGCGGGGCAGAGTATATGTGGCGGGCCGCGAAGTTACTGCGGAAACAGAGTACTGGGTGCGCTCGCGGGTAGGTTTGGTATTTCAGGACCCGGATGATCAGGTCTTTTCTTCAACCGTGGAGGAAGATGTGGCCTTCGGTCCGCGAAATCTAGGCCTTGCGCCCGCCGAGATCGAGGAGCGGGTGCGGGCTGCTCTGGATGCAGTGGGCATGCAGGCCTACAGGCATAAACCTCCGTATCACCTCAGTTACGGCCAGAAAAAGCGGGTGGCTATCGCCGGGGTTTTGGCAATGGTTCCCGAAATTATTGTAATGGATGAACCTATGGCGTATCTTGACCCTGCAGGACAGGCCGGTGTTAGGACAATCCTGGACGAATTGCACCGGCAGGGCAAGACCCTCATTGTGGCTACCCACGATGTGGATTTTGCGGCTTCATGGGCTGAGGTAATAATTATTTTGAAGGAAGGTCGAGTGCTAGCCTATGGCGGGCCCGAGCTCTTGCTGGATGAAAACGTGGTAGCCGCCGCCGGACTGCGTTTGCCTCTGATAGCCCAGGTCTTCCATGGCTTTATTCCGGAGCAAAGCAGGTTACCCCGTGATGTCCAGAGCGCCAGGATGCTTTTAAATTCACTCTTGACACATTCTGCTGAAAATTGCTAAAATAACAAATGTAGGATGTCAGACATCTGGGCAACCGGAGGGAGAGGGGGGACGGGGTGGATTAAAACCTGCATCCGGTGTTTGGAAGTTTAAACCACTAAATCTTTAGGAGGGATTTTTTTCATGAAGGTCCGTAAAATTTTAGCGTTGGGCCTGATTTTTATGCTGGTGGCAGCTTTGCTTGTGGGATGTTCCAAGCAGGAGCAGCCGGCCCAGCAACAACAGCAGGGGCAGCAGGAACAGGGGAAGGAGAAAATAAAGGTCGGCCTGGTATTTGACGTGGGCGGACGCGGCGACCTTTCCTTCAACGACAGCGCTTACGCAGGCCTTGAAAAGGCCAAGAAGGATTTTGGCGATAAGATTGAAGTGGAGTACAGAGAGCCCTCGGGAGGCGGCCAGGACAGGGAGCAGCTTTTGAGACTTCTCGCCGAGAACGGTTTTGACCTCATTTTCGGCGTGGGCTTCCTCTTCACGGATCACATCCAGAAAGTTGCCCAGGAGTTCCCGGATGTGAAATTCGCGCTTATCGACGGTGCTATAGACGGGCTTGACGAGAATTCCAACGTGACCTGCCTGCTCTTCAAAGAGCACGAAGGGTCTTTCCTGGTCGGAGCCGCCGCAGCCATGAAGTCCAAGACCGGTAAGATAGGGTTTGTGGGCGGAATGAAGACACCTCTCATAGAGAGGTTTGAAGCCGGCTATATGGCGGGCGCCAAGTACGTCAACCCGAATATTGAGATCCTCTCGGACTACATAGGTACCACCAGTGAAGCTTTCAAAGACCCGGTGAGGGGTAAGGAACTGGCTCTGAAACAGTTTAAAGACGGTGCCGATGTGATCTATCACGCTTCCGGCGCTTCCGGTATAGGTGTCATTGAAGCCGCCACAGCAGAAAAGAAGTTTGCAATAGGAGTGGATTCCGATCAGTCCCTGACTGCCAAAGAAGACCAGAGGCCGTACATACTCACCAGTATGGTTAAAAGTGTCGATGTGGCCGTTTACGAGACCATCAAAGCCCTGATAGAGGGCAACTTCAAGGGCGGATACTCGATATTCGGCCTTGCCGAGAACGGCGTAAGCTATGCCGTGAACGACTACAACAAAGAGCTGATTTCGGACATACAGCCCAAGCTCGACGAAATCAAGGACAAGATAATAAAGGGCGAAATAAAAGTGCCGGTTGACAAAAAGGAATACAATGAATATCTAAAGAGCTACTTTAAGTAACAGCTTCGGGGGTGGCGTTAACCTTGTCACCCCCGTTTTTACAATCCCCGAACGGAGGTGTGACCTTGGATAAAGCCGTTGTCTTGAGGGGAATTACCAAACGATTTCCCGGAATAGTGGCCAATGACGGTATAAGCCTGGAAATAGAAAAGGGAGAAGTCCACGCTATTGTGGGTGAAAACGGGGCCGGTAAGAGCACTCTTATGAAGATTCTCGCCGGCATTTACCAGCCCGATGAAGGCGAGATACATATTTTCGGGAAGAAGGAGAGGATAACTTCTCCCGGCAGGGCAATTGAACTTAAAATTGGAATGGTTCACCAGCACTTCATGCTGGTCAACAGGTTTACGGTGCTGGAAAATATAATCCTGGGCGCGGAAAAGAGAGCCGGTATGGCCATCGACGAGCAGAAGTGCCGCAAGGTCATCGGTGAGCTCCTTTCCCTTTATAATTTTTCCCTGGACCCGGACGCCCGCGTAGAAGAGATATCGGTGGGCCAGGCCCAGAGGGTGGAAATACTGAAAGTGCTGTACAGAGGAGCCGAAATTCTCGTGCTGGACGAGCCCACGGCGGTACTGGCGCCCCAGGAAGTTAAGGAGCTTTTTGCCAACCTGCGGAGGTTGAAAGAAGAGGGCAAGACAATAATTTTTATCAGCCACAAGTTGGACGAAGTTCTGGAAATCGCTGACCGTATAACCGTGCTGAGGCGCGGCAGGGTGGTTGGCACCGTGTTGCCGTCACAGGTTACTAAGGAAGAATTGGCCAGGATGATGGTGGGCAAGCCCGTTTTTATGAAGCTGGAAAAAACACCGGTTCCCACCGGGGAAATACTCCTTTCTGTAAAGGA
The DNA window shown above is from Thermosediminibacter oceani DSM 16646 and carries:
- a CDS encoding energy-coupling factor ABC transporter permease yields the protein MHIPDGFLDAKTWMSAAALSSVAVGYSIKKTRDSLGDRQAPALGVMAAFIFAAQMVNFPVGGGTSGHLLGAALATALLGPWGACLVLATVVIIQALFFADGGITVLGANILNMAVIAPLVSHLIYKFLGAGRPLAIFLGSWCSIFLSAIAVALQLALSGTIPLSVVLPAMAGWHALIGIGEGLITCAVYAFITRNGLLEPAVRYYGAEAKR
- the cbiQ gene encoding cobalt ECF transporter T component CbiQ codes for the protein MNLHRAESRFSLRQDNGLSPLHKMEPRAKLIAIIGFICLVTGLSSFSLLIIGAAFLGILITLSGLSWRWLAGRLAWVVPTAACLILLLPVVTPGELWMQVTLGPWAVILTRQGVQRAFLLILRLIIALLAVILLVGTTPFSEIMLALKSLRVPPVLVQLIELAVRYLFVIGDELNRMYIARRARCFKAGRSLAATYTFYTLGQLIGTLFLRSWQRSERIYLAMLARGFTGSYRVPGHSTRPAGRDLAWSLGILGTALGLRLLELGGLTWIISYR
- a CDS encoding BMP family lipoprotein, with translation MKVRKILALGLIFMLVAALLVGCSKQEQPAQQQQQGQQEQGKEKIKVGLVFDVGGRGDLSFNDSAYAGLEKAKKDFGDKIEVEYREPSGGGQDREQLLRLLAENGFDLIFGVGFLFTDHIQKVAQEFPDVKFALIDGAIDGLDENSNVTCLLFKEHEGSFLVGAAAAMKSKTGKIGFVGGMKTPLIERFEAGYMAGAKYVNPNIEILSDYIGTTSEAFKDPVRGKELALKQFKDGADVIYHASGASGIGVIEAATAEKKFAIGVDSDQSLTAKEDQRPYILTSMVKSVDVAVYETIKALIEGNFKGGYSIFGLAENGVSYAVNDYNKELISDIQPKLDEIKDKIIKGEIKVPVDKKEYNEYLKSYFK
- a CDS encoding ATP-binding cassette domain-containing protein, with the protein product MDHIIQVEDLHYRYKDGTEALRGLSLFIERGRKVALLGPNGAGKSTLLLHFNGIYLPQRGRVYVAGREVTAETEYWVRSRVGLVFQDPDDQVFSSTVEEDVAFGPRNLGLAPAEIEERVRAALDAVGMQAYRHKPPYHLSYGQKKRVAIAGVLAMVPEIIVMDEPMAYLDPAGQAGVRTILDELHRQGKTLIVATHDVDFAASWAEVIIILKEGRVLAYGGPELLLDENVVAAAGLRLPLIAQVFHGFIPEQSRLPRDVQSARMLLNSLLTHSAENC
- a CDS encoding PDGLE domain-containing protein, producing the protein MMAAKMKGNISVILLIALAIGAFLSPLASPDPDGLERVAEDQGFIHLAEGKEVIAGLMPDYIFPGIGNEALATALAGVTGTIFTFGVMFLLSRSFVKTRQE
- a CDS encoding ABC transporter ATP-binding protein, coding for MDKAVVLRGITKRFPGIVANDGISLEIEKGEVHAIVGENGAGKSTLMKILAGIYQPDEGEIHIFGKKERITSPGRAIELKIGMVHQHFMLVNRFTVLENIILGAEKRAGMAIDEQKCRKVIGELLSLYNFSLDPDARVEEISVGQAQRVEILKVLYRGAEILVLDEPTAVLAPQEVKELFANLRRLKEEGKTIIFISHKLDEVLEIADRITVLRRGRVVGTVLPSQVTKEELARMMVGKPVFMKLEKTPVPTGEILLSVKDLVVRENSGKAAVNGVSLEIRGGEIYGIAGIEGNGQKELAEAIIGLRRASAGQVTICGRTATGLSIREIRDLGVAFIPEDRHRQGLVLSMKVWENMILGYHRKKEFSKKPSLNLKAVREFTEKRAKEYSVRLSSIDQPIEGLSGGNQQKVILGRELSRDPRVIIASQPTRGLDVGAAEFVHKELLKKREEGKAILLISADLEEVLSLSDRVGVMYNGRITAEFRPEEVTPEEVGVYMLGGGVKAGEGA